Proteins encoded together in one Hymenobacter monticola window:
- a CDS encoding NAD-dependent epimerase/dehydratase family protein — translation MKIRAIITGATGMVGEGVLLECLQNPNVEHVLVLTRKPTGRTHAKMREVVTPDLANLSAVESQLTGYNACFFCAGISSVGISKEEYERITHDLTLRVGETLARLNPDLTFIYVSGVGTDSSETSRQHWARVKGRTENELLALPFRAAYMFRPGFMKTTAGQRNILKWYPALAWLYPLARRLTPQFVSTMQEVGQAMINAADFGYSKPVLEVRDIVALARARAVEGSAMLS, via the coding sequence ATGAAAATACGAGCCATTATCACGGGCGCCACCGGCATGGTGGGCGAGGGCGTCTTGCTCGAATGCCTGCAAAACCCCAACGTGGAGCACGTGCTGGTGCTCACCCGCAAGCCTACGGGCCGCACCCACGCCAAAATGCGCGAAGTCGTAACGCCCGACCTGGCCAACCTGAGCGCCGTGGAAAGCCAGCTGACGGGCTACAACGCCTGCTTTTTCTGTGCCGGAATTTCCTCCGTGGGCATTTCCAAGGAAGAGTACGAGCGCATCACCCACGACCTGACCCTGCGCGTGGGCGAAACGCTGGCCCGCCTCAACCCCGACCTGACGTTCATCTACGTGTCGGGCGTGGGCACCGACAGCAGCGAAACCAGCCGCCAGCACTGGGCCCGCGTGAAAGGCCGCACCGAAAACGAACTGTTGGCCCTACCCTTCCGCGCAGCCTACATGTTCCGGCCGGGCTTCATGAAGACCACAGCCGGCCAGCGCAACATCCTGAAGTGGTACCCGGCCCTGGCTTGGCTCTACCCACTGGCCCGGCGGCTGACCCCGCAGTTCGTGAGCACCATGCAGGAAGTGGGCCAGGCCATGATTAACGCGGCCGATTTTGGCTACTCCAAGCCCGTGCTCGAAGTGCGCGATATTGTAGCCCTGGCGCGGGCACGGGCAGTTGAGGGAAGCGCTATGTTATCGTGA
- a CDS encoding MBL fold metallo-hydrolase, protein MRKFFKILLMTIGGILGTLLVAVVAFTGLSPQLGGKPTKADKETYVKSGHYNEKEGEFVNLIPTREMTGGSMPSVMWKFLFHKSPQAAPPSPLPTQPLDSLAITRKTPEMVRVTWFGHSASLVEIAGQNVLLDPMLSVEMGPVSWATPNRYNRSLAIAPEKLPPIAAVLVSHDHYDHLDYATVRKIKDKVGHFYVPLGIGPHLRRWGVPDSKIVEMNWGDTARVAGGLTVRCTPSRHFSGRGLGNRNSTLWCSWVMQAPAKRVFYTGDGGYGPHFAAIGQQYGPFDLALVECGQYNESWADIHMKPEQSVQAARDVRAAVMMPVHWGAFTESLHAWNEPVTRATAEAARLGQPITTPHLGEPVTLGTELPKSRWWE, encoded by the coding sequence ATGCGCAAATTCTTTAAAATCTTACTTATGACGATTGGCGGCATTCTCGGCACCTTGCTCGTTGCCGTGGTGGCTTTCACCGGCCTTAGCCCGCAGCTGGGCGGCAAGCCCACGAAAGCAGACAAGGAAACTTACGTTAAATCAGGTCATTACAACGAGAAAGAGGGCGAGTTTGTGAATCTGATTCCGACCCGGGAAATGACCGGCGGCAGCATGCCCTCGGTGATGTGGAAATTCCTGTTCCACAAATCACCGCAGGCCGCTCCGCCTAGCCCGCTGCCCACCCAGCCGCTGGATTCGCTGGCCATCACCCGCAAAACACCCGAGATGGTGCGCGTGACGTGGTTTGGCCACTCGGCCAGCCTGGTTGAAATTGCGGGGCAGAACGTATTGCTCGACCCCATGCTGAGCGTGGAAATGGGCCCCGTGAGCTGGGCCACGCCCAACCGCTACAACCGCAGCCTGGCCATCGCGCCCGAAAAGCTGCCGCCCATTGCGGCCGTCCTCGTCTCGCACGACCACTACGACCACCTCGACTACGCCACCGTCCGCAAAATCAAGGACAAGGTGGGGCATTTCTACGTGCCGCTGGGCATCGGGCCCCACCTGCGCCGCTGGGGCGTGCCCGATTCGAAAATTGTAGAAATGAACTGGGGCGACACGGCCCGCGTAGCTGGTGGCCTCACGGTGCGCTGCACGCCCAGCCGTCACTTTTCGGGCCGCGGGCTGGGCAACCGCAACTCCACGCTGTGGTGCTCTTGGGTAATGCAGGCACCGGCCAAGCGGGTGTTTTACACCGGCGACGGCGGGTACGGACCGCATTTTGCCGCCATCGGCCAGCAGTACGGCCCCTTCGACCTTGCGCTGGTGGAATGCGGGCAGTACAACGAAAGCTGGGCCGACATTCACATGAAGCCTGAGCAGAGCGTGCAGGCGGCCCGCGACGTGCGCGCCGCCGTGATGATGCCCGTGCATTGGGGCGCCTTCACCGAGAGCCTCCACGCCTGGAACGAGCCCGTGACCCGCGCCACCGCCGAGGCCGCGCGGCTGGGCCAGCCCATCACCACGCCGCACCTGGGCGAACCGGTAACTTTGGGCACCGAGCTGCCGAAGTCGCGCTGGTGGGAGTAA
- a CDS encoding pseudouridine synthase — translation MRYLLLNKPYEVLTQFTDEHGRATLKDFVPVPNVYPVGRLDFDSEGLLLLTDDKQLQHRLSDPKFKVPKTYWAQVEGTVTEAALQHLRRGVQIKDGLCDPARAAEIPKPAGLWARNPPIRYRASIPTSWLEIQISQGMNRQVRKMCAAVGLPCLRLVRAAIGPLEFGELQPGQWRELAAGEVLELRKTSGTQRRF, via the coding sequence ATGCGTTACCTCCTCCTCAACAAGCCCTACGAAGTCCTTACCCAATTCACCGACGAGCACGGCCGGGCCACGCTGAAAGACTTCGTGCCCGTGCCCAACGTGTACCCCGTGGGACGGCTCGATTTTGACAGCGAGGGCCTGCTCCTGCTCACCGATGACAAGCAGCTGCAGCACCGCCTCAGCGACCCCAAATTCAAAGTCCCGAAAACCTACTGGGCCCAGGTGGAAGGCACCGTTACGGAAGCTGCCCTGCAGCACCTGCGCCGCGGCGTGCAGATAAAAGACGGCCTCTGCGACCCGGCCCGCGCCGCCGAAATACCAAAACCGGCGGGCCTGTGGGCGCGCAACCCGCCCATTCGCTATCGGGCCAGCATTCCCACCAGTTGGCTGGAAATCCAGATTTCACAGGGCATGAACCGGCAGGTGCGCAAGATGTGCGCCGCCGTGGGGCTGCCTTGTCTGCGGCTGGTGCGGGCCGCCATTGGCCCCTTGGAATTTGGCGAGTTGCAGCCCGGCCAATGGCGGGAGCTGGCGGCGGGCGAAGTACTGGAGCTTCGCAAAACAAGCGGCACGCAGCGGCGTTTCTAG
- a CDS encoding alpha/beta hydrolase yields MNAVAFFHAWRFTHFANEPGLHSPNPEQLSPGQKLWLLLTGIRNPKPQNGPKPAFPVETVTIPSPNGPLEAWLARPDSGQARGTVALFHGYTSSKSHLTHEAGYFRRLGYNVLLVDQAGNGNSAGFRTTVGYREADDVAAAFRWLNDSTSTKNPTPETQNLILYGVSMGAVAIMRAEAELGIRPSANILECPYGNMRQTAYNRFASMHVPGFPMADLLVFWGGVQNGFWAFGLNAEHYATQIHTPTLLLWGTSDPRVTRAETDAIFANLAGPKARHDFLGVGHEPYWKRYLADWEREVRGFLGR; encoded by the coding sequence ATGAACGCCGTAGCTTTCTTCCACGCCTGGCGCTTCACGCACTTCGCCAACGAGCCCGGCCTGCACTCGCCCAACCCCGAGCAGCTCAGCCCCGGCCAGAAGCTATGGCTGCTGCTCACCGGCATCCGCAACCCCAAGCCCCAGAACGGCCCCAAGCCCGCCTTCCCGGTCGAAACCGTCACCATTCCCAGCCCCAACGGCCCCCTCGAAGCCTGGCTGGCCCGCCCCGACAGCGGCCAGGCCCGCGGCACCGTGGCCCTGTTTCACGGCTACACCAGCAGCAAGTCGCACCTCACCCACGAGGCCGGCTACTTCCGCCGCCTGGGTTACAACGTGCTGCTCGTGGACCAGGCCGGCAACGGCAACTCCGCCGGTTTCCGCACCACCGTGGGCTACCGCGAGGCCGACGACGTGGCAGCGGCATTTCGCTGGCTGAACGATTCAACGTCGACCAAAAACCCAACACCTGAAACCCAAAACCTAATTTTATACGGCGTGAGCATGGGCGCCGTGGCCATCATGCGGGCCGAAGCCGAGCTGGGCATCCGGCCCAGTGCCAACATACTCGAATGCCCTTACGGCAACATGCGCCAGACGGCCTACAACCGTTTCGCCTCCATGCACGTGCCCGGCTTCCCCATGGCCGATTTGCTGGTGTTTTGGGGCGGCGTGCAAAACGGTTTCTGGGCTTTCGGCCTCAACGCCGAGCACTACGCCACCCAAATCCACACGCCCACCCTCCTGCTCTGGGGCACCTCCGACCCGCGCGTGACCCGCGCCGAAACAGATGCCATCTTCGCCAACCTCGCCGGCCCCAAAGCCCGCCACGATTTCCTCGGCGTGGGCCACGAGCCGTACTGGAAGCGCTATTTGGCGGATTGGGAGCGGGAGGTGCGGGGGTTCCTAGGCCGCTAA
- the dnaK gene encoding molecular chaperone DnaK has product MGKIIGIDLGTTNSCVAVMEGNEPVVIPNSEGRRTTPSIVAFLDGGKGERKVGDPAKRQAVTNPKNTIASIKRFMGRHFNEVGAETKHVAYDVVGGTNNTVAVKIGDRNYTPQEISAMVLQKMKQTAEDYLGTTVTEAVITVPAYFNDAQRQATKEAGAIAGLDVKRIINEPTAAALAYGLDKKHKDQKIAVYDLGGGTFDISILELGDGVFEVLSTNGDTHLGGDDFDQVIINFLADQFKSDNEGLDLRNDPMALQRLKEAAEKAKVELSSSTETEINLPYITATASGPKHLVVKLSRAKFEQLADDLVRRSMDPVKKALQDAGLSTSDIDEVILVGGSTRIPRIQEEVEKFFGKKPSKGVNPDEVVAIGAAIQGGVLTGEVKDVLLLDVTPLSLGIETMGGVMTKLIESNTTIPTKKSETFSTASDNQPSVEIHVLQGERPLAAQNRTIGKFHLDSIPPAPRGVPQIEVIFDIDANGILNVTAKDKGTGKEQKIRIEASSGLSDADIKRMRDEAAANAEADKAETERISKVNAADSMIFQTEKQLKEYGEKLSGGNKTAIEGALADLKSAHEAKDLARIDTAMEAINAAWQAASQEMYAAGGADGQGGQPGGGFPGGDGGAQGGQGQPADHVTDVDYEEVDGK; this is encoded by the coding sequence ATGGGCAAAATAATCGGCATTGACCTCGGCACCACCAACTCGTGCGTGGCCGTGATGGAAGGCAACGAACCCGTTGTGATTCCGAACAGCGAAGGCCGCCGCACCACCCCCAGCATCGTCGCGTTTCTCGACGGGGGCAAGGGCGAGCGCAAAGTGGGCGACCCCGCCAAGCGCCAGGCCGTGACCAACCCCAAAAACACCATCGCCAGCATCAAGCGCTTCATGGGCCGCCACTTCAACGAGGTAGGCGCCGAAACGAAGCACGTGGCCTACGACGTGGTGGGCGGTACCAACAATACCGTGGCCGTGAAAATCGGCGACCGCAACTACACGCCGCAGGAAATCTCGGCCATGGTGCTCCAGAAAATGAAGCAAACCGCTGAGGACTACCTCGGCACGACCGTAACCGAAGCCGTTATCACGGTGCCGGCTTACTTCAACGACGCCCAGCGTCAGGCCACCAAAGAAGCCGGCGCCATCGCCGGCCTCGACGTGAAGCGCATCATCAACGAGCCCACCGCCGCCGCCCTGGCCTACGGCCTCGATAAGAAGCACAAAGACCAGAAAATCGCCGTGTATGACCTCGGCGGTGGTACGTTCGACATCTCCATCTTGGAGCTCGGCGATGGCGTGTTTGAAGTGCTGAGCACCAACGGCGACACCCACCTCGGCGGCGACGACTTCGACCAGGTTATCATCAACTTCCTGGCCGACCAGTTTAAGTCGGACAACGAAGGCCTCGACCTGCGCAACGACCCCATGGCCCTGCAGCGCCTCAAAGAAGCCGCTGAGAAAGCCAAAGTGGAGCTCTCCAGCTCGACCGAAACCGAAATCAACCTGCCCTACATCACCGCCACGGCCTCGGGCCCCAAGCACTTGGTGGTGAAGCTGAGCCGCGCCAAGTTTGAGCAGCTCGCCGACGACCTCGTGCGCCGCTCGATGGACCCGGTGAAAAAAGCCCTGCAAGACGCCGGCCTGAGCACCAGCGACATCGACGAGGTTATCCTCGTGGGTGGTTCGACCCGCATTCCCCGCATTCAGGAGGAAGTGGAGAAGTTCTTCGGCAAGAAGCCTTCGAAAGGCGTGAACCCCGACGAAGTGGTGGCCATCGGCGCTGCCATCCAGGGCGGTGTGCTCACCGGCGAGGTGAAGGACGTGCTGCTGCTCGACGTGACTCCCCTTTCCCTCGGTATCGAGACGATGGGCGGCGTGATGACCAAGCTCATCGAGTCGAACACCACCATCCCGACCAAGAAATCGGAAACCTTCTCGACGGCTTCGGACAACCAGCCTTCGGTAGAAATCCACGTGCTGCAAGGCGAGCGTCCGCTGGCTGCTCAGAACCGTACCATCGGCAAGTTCCACCTCGACAGCATCCCGCCCGCACCCCGCGGCGTGCCGCAGATTGAGGTAATCTTCGACATCGACGCCAACGGCATCCTGAACGTAACCGCCAAGGACAAAGGCACTGGTAAAGAGCAGAAAATCCGCATCGAAGCCAGCAGCGGCCTGAGCGACGCCGACATCAAGCGCATGCGCGACGAGGCTGCCGCCAACGCCGAAGCCGACAAAGCCGAAACCGAGCGCATCAGCAAGGTGAACGCCGCCGACTCGATGATTTTCCAGACCGAAAAGCAATTGAAAGAGTACGGCGAGAAGCTGAGCGGTGGCAACAAAACCGCCATCGAAGGCGCGCTGGCTGACCTCAAGTCGGCCCACGAAGCCAAAGACCTCGCCCGCATCGACACCGCCATGGAGGCCATCAACGCTGCCTGGCAGGCTGCCTCGCAGGAGATGTACGCGGCCGGTGGCGCTGACGGCCAGGGCGGCCAGCCCGGCGGGGGCTTCCCCGGCGGCGACGGCGGTGCCCAGGGCGGCCAAGGCCAACCCGCCGACCACGTGACCGATGTGGACTACGAAGAGGTAGACGGCAAATAA